From the Capnocytophaga sp. oral taxon 878 genome, the window TACAAAACTATTATAAATAACTCCTAAATAGCTGATAAAGGTATTACAACTGAAGAGGTCCTCTATTATAAATAATGTATTGGGCGAATAGTTTATATAAACACTATATGAGAAATATTGACACCAAAAAGAACTATAAAAGCAATTCATACTGCAAGAAAAAGAGGTTTTAAAAACAGAAATAAAAAGAGGTTGTTTCAATATGAAACAACCTCTTTTTATTTGCTAATTTATTAATTGGTAATTATACTATTTTTTCCAATTTTTAAGGATTTCGGCAGGGACACCTCCTTTATGAAGCATAATAGCAGTAGTTTTAAACTGAACAAATGCTTTAGTTACATAAAGATATCCTTTATGATCATTACTTACTCCCCAAGAGTTTTTTACCATATAATATTCACGTCCGTTTTGATCTTTAGCCAAACCAACGATATGCATAGCATGGTCGTCAGTAGTTTGGTAGTTATCAAAATCACGTTGGCGCATTTCGGGGGTAATAGTCATTTCGGCAGTAGGAGGGTTAGAAAATAGGCGAGCAGCTTCATCATAAGTCATTTCGCTTATTTCTTTTTCAGGTACAAAAGCTACCCCATTTTTCCAGCTAAAATAACGTTCACTTACATCTGAAGCCCAAGCTACTGTATACCCTTTTTTAAGAGCATTATCGATAGTTTTGGTAAAATCGGTCATAGCTACATTATAGGCATGGTCATAACTCCAGTTATCGGGTACTGCCATAAATACATTTTGGTAAAGTGGTTGATTATTGTATGCTACCATTTCGATATAGTCATCGGGATTAATACCTACACGTTCTTTAGCAAAAGTTTGTGGGGTATATTTCTTACCTTCATATATAAAACTTTCAGGTACAGCTCCTAAATAAGCATCAATAGTAGCAGTAAAAGCAGGCAACCAATTAGGGGTAAGTTTTTTTACGCCAGTACGTTTTACCATACCTTCTAAGAAACCTTTCAAAATGGCATGTAACTCACCAAAATCATTACGGTTGGTCCCATACTGCAAGCCTGTATATACATATTGAGGTACTGCCCCATATTTAGCATACATATTAATTACATCATGGAGTTCACCTCCTTGTCCATAATCTAAATAGCCATGCATACGCACGTATTGTTTGGCTTTTTCAATATAAGTGTTACGAGCGGTATAGATTTCGGCTAAATCAATAGGTTTTTTGCCCATACGGCTCATTTCACTTTCCAAGAATGAAGCTCCTGCATAACTCCAGCAGGTACCACTGCTACCTTGGTCTTTCACCTCGGTGCGTTCGAGGTTAATAACAGTTGTAAAGTTAAAACCAGCATTAGCAGAGTGATTACCTGCTACCGATTTAATCAAATCATCTTGTGCTGTTCCTATAAAAAAGGAAGACAATGCAACAAATAATGTAATGTTTTTCATAAATAAAAAAATTAATTACGGCAAAAGTACAAAATAATATTAATATAGCAACATTTTGGCACAATTATCGCTGTATAAAAATAAAACACCTATAAAGTATGAAATCATTATTAGTATACTTATTGCTATTATTAGCTTGTGTAAGTATGAATGCACAACCTTTTGAAACGCAGAAGAAGCAATTACCTGTAGTGGTTCCGTTGGAAAAAGCTCCGGAGTTACCCACCTCGGGGAGTAACTTATTTAAGCTACCTACAACACCTAAATACGATAATAGTTCGCTTTTTAAAACACCTGAGAAAAGTATTGATTTTACAGGAAAAAGCAATTTGGTGCAAAGAAAATTTGATTTCAAACCTAATTACTCTGAAATAAACGATAGAAGGAATGAAAATTATGAAGCCCCAAAAGGCAATCAGTTTTTTGGAGATTTCACAAATAATGGAGGATATGTAAATGTATATTGTCGCGACTTCGCTGCGATTGATGGTGATAGAGTGAGTATATTTGTGAATGGAGTAGAGGAAGTTCGCGACATTTTTTTGTTAGAACGGTTTAGGGGATTTCAGATTAACTTAAAACCAGGTTTTAACAAAATAGAGTTTTTAGCTCTTAACCAAGGGGAATCGGGACCTAATACTGCTGAATTTCAGGTGCTGGATGATAAAGGCAATGTGATTGTACGCAACCGATGGGATTTGGCCACAGGCTCAAAAGCACAATTTGTAATTGTAAAAGACCAATAATTAAGAGAGTTATTTTTATTTGTTACTTTTTTTTGACTCATATTTTTATAGGGCATTAGGTTGCCCTATAAAGATATGAGTTTTTTATATTGATAACTGACAATTGACACTATTAAAAATCAAAATCAAAGTCATTAAGTTCATCTAGCTTGGTAGTTTCTTCTTCGGTGAGTTCTTGTTGAAGAAATTCGGCTGTGACTTCTTTACTAGTACCCCAAAGATCGGCAAGAAGTTCGGCTATGCTGTTTTTTTGGTTAGGTTCAAAATTGGAGAATGCACGACGCAAAAAGACTACTGAACGCATAAACTGCTCTTCATCTAACTGACTTACATAATTATCTAACTCCTTCCATATTATTGTACGAGATAACAGAGCATATCGGTTTCTTCCTGAAAAACCTTCAAACCAAGATGCTCCTAAATCGGCAGGGACACCTGCTGAAAGACGACGTGATACTTCACGCGCACACTCATCTTCTGTAGCTAAATTATGTTCTAATAATATTGCAAAAGCTACCCCTGATAGTTTTGTATTCACATCATCACGCCAGGCAAGATGAGTGAGCTCTTTATGCCAAGTTTCAACATCTACTAAATCATATTGCTGTTCGGCAATGAACTCCATTATATTGATAGCCTCGGCTATAGATTTTGAGGCTTTATCATCACAAGAAGCCGCATTAAGCAATAACAAAGATGCACGTAAGAAAAGTTGTTGGAGGATAGGCTTTAGGGGTTCTAAATTAAACTGTCGCAAATCACCGTACTGTATGAGAATAGAAAGCTCGTGAGCAGCAAAAGCTGTTTCCGAAAAGCTATTTGTATCAACCAAAAGGCGCTGTAAGGTGCTAAGAGCATTACTAAAGATATGCGTAAGCTGGCACTCACAAGCCTGCCTAATTATATGGGCTACCTTTGATAAATCGGTACTTTCGGTAAGTTGTTCTTTAAGTACAAAAGCAGTGGCTATTTCAAGAGTTTCACCTTTAAGGTTGGCTTCTACTATTTCTATTTCTACCTCGGGACTCCATTGTAACACCCATTTTTCAGCCCAAGAGGCTTTATCTTGTGCGATTTGCTGCCGAGTGGCAAAGTGAATGCCAAGCACTTCTAACCTATGCAAGAAAGTAGACCTATTCAAATCAATAAAAGCAGCTTCCTTAGTTTTGACTTTAAGATTCTCACGGAGATCAAGCGAGAGATCTTGGGCTACTGCGGATTTGTAATTGGTGAGCTTTAGGCGTTTGAGTTCTTGGTTCATATCCTCCTGTACAGGAGTTTGGCTTACCCCTTCGGGTAGGAAACCTATAGCGGTACCTATATCTACCTTATTAATTGCCTCGGCTACTACAGCAAGATCGCCAGCACCAAAACAGGTAATGACTGCATCGTGAAGATCGGCTAGTACGGGGTAAGTACCTTCCTTAATAGCTGATAGAGTATTGGCCAAGCGTACTGCCTCGATCACACTGGCAGAAGATGCATTTTGCCCTTGAGTACGCAGTATTTTAGCTACCTTGGCAAGATAAGTAGCGGCTAACTGCCCCATAGTATCTTCTTTCATTGCCTTCCACATCAGCTCAAAATAATAAGGAGCCCTATTACCAGCACCGTAGCCGGTACGACTGCTGAGGCGCAGATATGAGTAAGGCATTAGGGTGAGTTGTGAGGTAGCTTTGGGCAGTTTTTTCAGTTCGGCATCGGTCATAGCAGGTAGACTGCTTTTGATACCTGATAGGTGATAAGCCCCTACTATTACTACTATTTCTTCGGGTTTGTACTGAGTGCAAGCCTTCTCTATTTCGCGTTTCATATAGGCCTCACGAATGAGATTGTACGAAAAATCAAAAGGGGCTTGGTCATACTCTTTCCCGATTACCATATCACGCATTTCGCCTGATTGTAATGCAAGGGCAGGTGCAAAACTATCTGTAGTAAGGTTATGTTCATAGTTTCGTTCCCAAAAGTCTTCATAATCTGTTTCGGCACTTTCGTGAGCTATGCGCTTATAGAGTGTATTGTGATAGAGGTAGAATTCTTGAGCTTTTTCGGCTTCTTCATCAGTAGGTTGTTCTTGCTTTAGCTTCAGCATATTTTCTGAAGGTAAATCAATAAAACGCAGGTCGGCTTTCTTTTTTACTCCCCAACAAATAGCTTGATACTCGGGAGAATAATCTGCGAAAGGATATAATACTGTTTCAATAGGCAGCTCGGTAGTGTACCCCAACATAGCAATAGGTGGCTTGACCCCTTTTTGTGTTATTTGAGACATTAAAGGAGTAGCATCGGCAGGGCCTTCAATAAGGATACACTTAGGCTTATGAGCTTCTAAGAAGGCAGTAAGATGATATGCTGCTGAGGGAGAAAGGTGCCTTACACCGAAAAAGTGAATGTTATTCATAATACTGGAGGGTGCGTTCTATTATTTGTTCGGGTTTGCCATCAACAAAAGTAGTCATACTTATCCAATTACCTTGGTCATCATAAATATATTGATAGGTAGAGAGCTGTTTTCCTACCACCTGAAACCATATACAATCACCTTGTGCATTATATTTTTGAGTAATTACATAGGGTGATTTGTTTTTCTCATCAGAGATTTTTATACGCACTGGGCGCTGGTGTTTGTTATATTTGGTTTCTTCTGTACTTACAAGCTCTCCTGAAGAATTTTCGGTACGTATTTGGGTAGGATTACCTTTCTTATTGTAGGTATAAGTAATAATATTAATAAGCTGGTTGGATTGATAAATTTCTCTTTTTAGAACTTTCCCTTCGGGATTAACTTCGTTAGTATGATGGTATTTTAGAAAGCCACCAGGTGAGTAAGTAGCTACTTTTACAAGATAGCCATCGGGGTTATAGGCGTAGTAAGTTTTATCGGAATTGTATCGAGTTTCAAACAATTTGCCATTGGGGGTGTAATAATACTCGGTACGGTTATAAAATTTATCATCATTTTGATAAAGAATTTCTTGGGTGAGGTATCCTTGAGGATTAAAATCTTTTTGATAATTATTTAAATTAGGCATTTTATCGAATTCGGAGCCATTAGCAATAGGTGCTTTAACGACTTTATCTTCTTTTATTTGGACGCTATAAGGGATAGTACGTATGGTTTTTACTTTGCCTTTAAGGTTGGCGAGTTGCCAATCGGTAGGGGTGTTATTTTGTGCTGAAAGAGTAGTAGCTGCTAACAGTAGAATAGATGTAATAAGATGTTTCATTGTTTCAATTTTAGAGTGCAAAGGTAAAGATTAATTAGCAAATGAACAAATTTGTTATTAGCAAATTACAGCATTTACATTCATTTTTTTGCTTGATAGTGCTCTTATAGTTTTTAATATGAATGAGTATTCTCTCATTAAAAAGTGGTTTGAGGCAGCTAAATCCTATTTTTTCAGGAAAGTTATAGATAAGAACCAAGTATCTAGATGGGATAAGAGGTTTAATAAAAATTTTGCATTAAGAAATCTTATAGAATTCTTGAAACTACAATGCAAAAATAAGCATGAAAAATATTACAAAAACACTTATTATTACAAAAATGTAAAAATAAATATTTTTTGTACGGTTTATTTTTACTACTTTTGCGCCAAAAATAAATATAATGAAACATTCAGGACTTATTCCAACAGAAAAGATAATAGAACGTTTGCAATACGAGAATCCTTGGTGGATAAATAATAAAATACCTGCTACTTACGAGAGTATGCCTCGCAGACTATATTTTGAATTGTTTTATCCTTTTGTTGCGGAACGAGAAATTCGCAGGGCAGTAGTGCTAATGGGTCCTCGTAGGGTAGGTAAAACTGTGATGATGTATCATACAATTGCACAACTCATTAATGAAGGGGTTAATGCTCAAAGAATATTTTTTATAGGAATAGATAATCCTATTTATATCAATTTGGGGTTACAAGATATTTTAGATATGTGCCAGAAAGCCATTGGTAATTCAGATCTAAAAGGTACTTATGTATTTTTTGATGAGATACAATATTTAAAAGATTGGGAACGGCATTTAAAAGTATTAGTAGATAGTTATCCTGAGACTAAATTTGTAGTATCAGGTTCGGCTGCAGCAGCTCTTAAATGGCATAGTACAGAAAGTGGTGCGGGTAGGTTCACTGATTTTATGTTACCTCCACTTACTTTTCAGGAGTTTATACATTTAAAGGGAAAAGAGAATTTGATGCAAAGACAAAATATTACTTATGATGGTAAAGACGTTCCTTATTGGATAAGTCCCTATATAAACGAATTAAATAATGAATTTATACAATATCTTAACTTTGGCGGTTATCCTGAAGTAGTATTCTCTGAGAAAATACAGCAAGATATGGGGAGATATATCAAAAATGATATTGTGGATAAAGTACTTTTGAGAGATTTGCCGAGTTTATATGGTATTAAAGATGTACAAGAGTTAAATCGTTTTTTTAGCTACATTGCTTATAACACAGGGAATGAGTTTTCTTATGAAAAAATGGCTAAAGAAAGTGGCATTAATAAAGAAATGCTCAAAAAATACTTAGAATATTTAGAAGCTGCTTTCTTGATAAAAGTACTTAATAAAGTAGATATCAATGCTAAAAAACTTAAAAGAATTACTAGTTTTAAAGTATATCTCACCAATCCGTCCCTACGTACAGCTCTTTTCTCACCCATCAAAGAAGGTGATGAAGAAATAGGGAATATGGTAGAGACAGGTATTTTAGCCCAATGGATGCACCGAGAAAAATTAAACCTTACGTATGCCCGCTGGAAAGAAGGGCGAAAAGAAGGAGAGGTTGATTTAGTACTGATAGATGACAAACATTTCAAACCACAGTGGGCGGTAGAAATTAAATGGAGTAATAGGTATTACCAAATGCCACAAGATTTATCGAGCTTAATGAGTTTTTGTAGAGCTAACCAATTGGGAAGTGCTGTTATCACTACTAAAGATATAACAGGAGCTAAAATTATTGATAAAATGAACTTTACCTTTATTTCTTCTGCTATATATGCTTACAATGTAGGGGCTAATACGCTAAATATAAAACTTTTGCAATAATTGGAAGATTACTGTTAGAATAGAAAAAAGCAATGTGCAAAATAATGCACATTGCTTTTTTTATATATTACCTCTTGTATCTTATTTGTAAAGATTGCGAAGTTCTTTGGCAGTATCAACCATTGCGTGTAGGGCTGCTTTGGTTTCGGGCCAGTGGCGTGTTTTGAGTCCGCAGTCGGGGTTTACCCATAGCTGCTCTTTAGGTACTACGCTGATGGCTTTCTTCATCAAATCGGTCATTTCTTGTTGTGAAGGTACGCGTGGTGAGTGAATGTCGTACACCCCAGGTCCTATTTCATTAGGGTATTTGAAATCACCAAATACATCAAGAAGTTCCATTTGTGAACGTGAACACTCAATAGTAATTACGTCGGCATCCATATCGGCGATGGCTTCGATCATATCGTTGAACTCGGAATAGCACATGTGGGTGTGTATTTGAGTTTCATCTTGTACTCCTGAAGCTGAGATACGGAAGGCTTTGATAGCCCAATCAAAATAAGCTTTCCACTCATTTTGGCGCAAAGGTAATCCTTCACGTATTGCGGGTTCATCTATTTGTATTACTTTAATACCTGCTTTTTCAAGATCGACTACTTCATCACGAATAGCTAAGGCTATTTGTAGGCAGGTTTGTGAACGAGGCTGATCATCACGTACGAATGACCATTGCAGGATAGTTACAGGGCCTGTAAGCATTCCTTTTACTGGTAATTTGGTAAGTGATTGTGCATACTGGCTCCAACGTACGGTCATTGGTTCTGGACGTGAAATATCACCAAAGATAATTGGAGGTTTCACGCAACGTGAACCGTAACTTTGTACCCAACCGAACTTGGTGAAGGTGTATCCTTTTAAAAGTTCGCCGAAGTACTCGACCATATCATTACGTTCGAACTCGCCGTGTACAAGTACGTCGATTTGTGTATCTTCTTGGAAGCGGATAGATTCTTCAATTTCTTTTTCCAATAGTTTGTCATACTCGGCTTGGGTAAGGTCGCCTTTTTTGAAGCGAGCGCGCCAGCTACGTACCTCATCGGTTTGAGGGAATGAACCTATAGTGGTGGTAGGGAACAATGGTAGGTTCAGGGATTTGTGCTGTGCTACCTTACGTTGAGAGAATGGGCTGTGACGTACATCATCTTTGGCAGTGATGTTATTAACACGCTCTTTCACTTTGTTATCGTGGATAAGTGTTGATGTTTTGCGGTTTTCGGCTGCTTTTTTGTTTTCTTCAAAAATTGCTTTTACCTCGGGGGTTACCTTTCCGGTAGCAAGTGCTTGTAGGGTAGTTACCTCTTTTACTTTTTGTTTGGCAAATGCTAACCATTGTTTGATTTCGGGGGTAAGTACTTTTTCATTGTTCTCTAACTCGAGGTTGCAAGGTGAGTGCAATAGTGAGCAAGAGGTAGCAATAAGAAGGCGATCGGCACCGATGGCTTCTTTGGCTTTCTCGATAAGTGCTAATGAGTGCTCAAAGTTATTTTTCCAGATATTACGGCCATTAACTACTCCTAATGAGAGTTTTTTGTTGGCTGGAAGGGCTTTTAGTACGTTATCAAGCTGAGCGGTAGCGCGTACCAAATCGATATGGAATACATCGAATGGTAATGATAGTGCTAACTCGGTATTGTTATCAAGTGCGCCGAAATAGGTGGTAAGGATGAACTCGGTATTGGTGAATTGTTTTTTAAGTTCGCCATATACTTTGCGATATACTTCGGCAGCACCAGCAGGAAGATCAAGCACTAAGTAAGGCTCATCTATCTGGATGGTTTTGGCACCTGCATCGACTAGGCTTTGTACTAATTGGATGTATACGGGTAGAAGGCGCTCGGCAAGATCTAAGCGGTTAAAGCCTTCTTCTTTTTCTTTACCTAATAATAGATAAGTAACAAGACCGATGAGTACAGGCTTGGTATCGAAGCCGTGTTGTTTTGCCAAGTTATATTCTTGTAAAGGTTTATTTACAAGGATACTAAATGTTTGGTTTTTGGTAAATTCGGGTACTATATAGTGGTAGTTGGTATCAAACCATTTGGTCATTTCCATAGCGGTGATATCGATACCATCTTTTTGATAGCCACGAGCCAATGCGAAGTAACGATCTAAGTTACGTAGGTGTTTAATAGGGGCGAAACGCTCAGGGATAGCGCCTACTACAAACGAAAAATCAAGCATTTGGTCGTAAAAAGAGAAGTCGTTAGACGGGATAAAGTCTACGCCTGCATCTTTTTGTAATTGCCAGTTATGTACGCGGATTTTTTCCGCTACTGCTAATAGCTCTTCTTCGGTGCTGTTACCAGCCCAAAAAGCTTCATTAGCTTTTTTTAGTTCTCGTTTCTCACCGATACGAGGATAGCCTAATACGTTTGATTTCATATAATGTTTTTTACTTTTATATTTTCGGTGCAAAGGTACAACATTTTAATGGTAATATGCAAATTTATCGACAACAAATTTGCAAATAGGCATTAAAACAGAAAATTTTTCTGTGAATTTGTGTTTTTGCAGAAAATTTTAGGGATAGATATTGGGTGTTGGGGGTGTAGGAGATGGGGGTATGTGAAAGAGAAATCAGGTGTAGGATAGAGGGAGGTATTAGGAGTTGTATCCTAATAACTTAGACTTTGTACCCTAAATCTTACACCTGAAATCTGAATATGGAAAGGTTAAAGGCTATGCTAGGACAGCTTTAACTTTATCGGCGGCTTCTTGGAACTGTATAGCTGAATGTACGGCTAGGCCTGATGCGTCTAATATTTCTTTGGCGAGCTCGGCATTGGTGCCTTGGAGACGTACTATGATAGGTACGTTAATTGCATCGCCCATATTTTTGTATGCATCGACTACGCCTTGTGCTACGCGGTCGCAACGTACGATCCCTCCGAAGATATTGATGAGTATGGCTTTTACTTTGGGGTCTTTGAGTATGATGCGGAAGGCAGTTTCGACGCGTTTGGCATCGGCGGTACCTCCTACATCGAGGAAGTTGGCTGGTGAGCCTCCTGCTTGTTTTATCAAATCCATAGTTGCCATTGCTAATCCGGCGCCATTGACCATACATCCTACGTTACCATCGAGGGCTACGTAGTTTAGCCCTACGGCTTTGGCTTCGACCTCGATAGGGTTTTCTTCACGTATATCGCGATAAGCGGCGTATTCGGGGTGGCGGAATAGGGCGTTATCATCTAGGACTACTTTGGCATCGACTGCTAAGATTTTGTTATCGGAGGTTTTGAGTACTGGGTTTATTTCGAATAGATTGGCATCGGAGGTTACATAGGCTTTGTAGAGGGCTGTAACGAATTTGACCATTTCTTTTTGTGCGTTGCCTTCGAGTCCTAAATTAAAGGCTATTTGGCGTGCTTGGAAGGGTAATAGTCCGACTGCGGGGTCTATTTCTTCGGTAAATATAAGGTGGGGTGTTTGAGCGGCTACTGTTTCGATATCCATACCTCCTTCGGTAGAATACATAATCATATTTTTACCTTTGGCGCGGTTTAGGAGTACTGACATATAGAACTCGGCTGTTTTGCTTTCGCCTGGGTAATAGACATCTTCGGCGATGAGTACTTGGTGTACTTGCTTACCTGTGGGGGGTGTTTGTGGGGTGATGAGGTGCATTCCTATGATTTGAGATGCTAAGGGTTTTACCTCATCAATACCTTTGGCGAGCTTTACGCCTCCGCCTTTGCCACGCCCTCCGGCGTGAATTTGTGCTTTTACGACATACCACTGTGTGCCGGTGGTTTCGGTAAGCTGTTTGGCAGCTGCAACTGCTTCATCGGGGGTTTGGGCAACGATACCGCGCTGTACATTTACCCCAAAACTTGAAAGTATTTCCTTTCCTTGATATTCGTGTAAATTCATTTGCTTTTGATGTTTTAGTAAACTTTGAGGGCAAAGATATAAAACTTTTTTTAATTAGCAAATTTTTTTAATTTTTAGTTTTAATTTTGAGGGGGGAGGTATGGGGGGATAGGAGGATTGGGTGTTGAGGAAAATGCAATGTTTTGGGGATTTGGTTGCGATTTTGGCAAAAACAGAGATGAGGAATGAAGTAGCTGATAGACAGGGGAGTAAGGCTTATCCTTCGTTTACAGTTCGTTTATCCTTCGTTTATGGTTCGTTCATCCTATAAGGTAGTTATAAGCTTCTTGGGGGAATACTGATAGTACAACAGTTTGATTATTAATGGGTTGCATTTTGAGGTGGGGGATGAAATGGGGGTGGATGTTTTTTTGAATAATTCGCAATAAAACAAGCAATAAGATGTGAAAAAAGTAAGAGGGGATGGCTGGGAGGGCGATGAGGGAGGCAGTGAACGGTTATTTGCCTTTTTGTAAATTATTTGTATTTTTGCACTTTAAAGAAATGGAGATGAAAAATACTTATATATTGGCGATAGAGTCGTCCTGTGATGATACTTCGGCGGCAGTGCTTTTGAATGACAAAGTACTTAGTAATGAGGTGGCTAACCAAAGTGTACACGAGCAATATGGGGGTGTGGTGCCTGAACTGGCTTCGAGGGCGCACTTGCAGAATATTGTGCCGGTTGTAGCGCAGGCTTTGGAGAAAGCGAAGGTAGGAAAGGAGGAGCTATCGGCTATTGCTTTTACGAGAGGTCCGGGGCTTATGGGGTCATTACTGGTGGGGACTTCTTTTGCCAAATCAATGGCGATGGGACTGGGTATCCCATTGATAGAGGTAAACCATATGCAGGCTCATATCCTTGCTCATTTTATTGATGAGGGGCAAAAGAAGCCTGAATTTCCTTTTTTGGCAATGACCATTAGCGGTGGACATACGCAAATAGTGAAGGTAAATAGTTTCTTTGATATGGAAATATTGGGCGAAACGCTGGACGATGCTGTAGGTGAGGCTTTTGATAAAACGGCTAAAATATTGGGACTGCCCTACCCTGGTGGGCCTCTGATTGATACTTATGCCAAAGAAGGTAATCCTGAGGCTTTTGCTTTTGCTAAACCGAATATAAGTGGGCTTAACTTTAGCTTTTCGGGACTTAAAACGGGGATATTGTACTTCATCCAGAAACAAACGGCCTTGAATGCTAATTTTATTAGTGAAAACTTGGCTGATATTTGTGCTTCGGCGCAGCATACTATAGTGCAGATACTGATGAACAAGCTGAAAAAAGCTGTAAAACAAACTGGTATTAAGCAAATAGCGATAGGAGGTGGGGTATCGGCAAACTCGGGTATTAGGACTGCCTTAACGGCTATGGGAGAGCAATACGGCTGGGATACTTTTGTACCTAAGTTTCAGTACTGTACCGATAATGCTGCTATGATAGGAATTGTAGGATATTACAAATATTTAAACGGTGATTTCACGACTCAAAACACAACTGCACAACCCAGACTTTCATTTAAATAGGGGGTGTTTGAGGGTATTGGCAAAGAATGTTAAAATATTTTGAACTAAAAGCAGGTGCTTTTGGGGAGTGAAGAAACTGAATAAAACAATAACATAAAGAATATGGAGGTTAATGAAATTGAAACTTCTGACTATGGAATCTGTATTTTCTCTGTAGCACAATTAACTTCTTTTCTTTCAGAGGAAAAGAAATCACGCACCAAAAAAGTGCTATCACTGTTTCAAAAGGAACACGAACTGTACCTAAGATCAATAGAAACGGGTAGCTGGCTTCCTATTCCCCAGATAAATTCTGTAACATATCAGGTGAGGATTAGCAACTTAGGTGAGGGATTTTCGGAAGAATGGGAGGAGAAGTACTGCTATGAGTATTTTAATCTTACGGTAGGAAGTGATAATAGTATTTGGATAGGATCAATTGGGTTATTACTGAATTGGGATACAAGCAAATTTGTAGGAAATATTATAAGTTATAGCACCTTGTATGGTTTTTTATTGCATAAAGGATTACGGTTTG encodes:
- the metE gene encoding 5-methyltetrahydropteroyltriglutamate--homocysteine S-methyltransferase produces the protein MKSNVLGYPRIGEKRELKKANEAFWAGNSTEEELLAVAEKIRVHNWQLQKDAGVDFIPSNDFSFYDQMLDFSFVVGAIPERFAPIKHLRNLDRYFALARGYQKDGIDITAMEMTKWFDTNYHYIVPEFTKNQTFSILVNKPLQEYNLAKQHGFDTKPVLIGLVTYLLLGKEKEEGFNRLDLAERLLPVYIQLVQSLVDAGAKTIQIDEPYLVLDLPAGAAEVYRKVYGELKKQFTNTEFILTTYFGALDNNTELALSLPFDVFHIDLVRATAQLDNVLKALPANKKLSLGVVNGRNIWKNNFEHSLALIEKAKEAIGADRLLIATSCSLLHSPCNLELENNEKVLTPEIKQWLAFAKQKVKEVTTLQALATGKVTPEVKAIFEENKKAAENRKTSTLIHDNKVKERVNNITAKDDVRHSPFSQRKVAQHKSLNLPLFPTTTIGSFPQTDEVRSWRARFKKGDLTQAEYDKLLEKEIEESIRFQEDTQIDVLVHGEFERNDMVEYFGELLKGYTFTKFGWVQSYGSRCVKPPIIFGDISRPEPMTVRWSQYAQSLTKLPVKGMLTGPVTILQWSFVRDDQPRSQTCLQIALAIRDEVVDLEKAGIKVIQIDEPAIREGLPLRQNEWKAYFDWAIKAFRISASGVQDETQIHTHMCYSEFNDMIEAIADMDADVITIECSRSQMELLDVFGDFKYPNEIGPGVYDIHSPRVPSQQEMTDLMKKAISVVPKEQLWVNPDCGLKTRHWPETKAALHAMVDTAKELRNLYK
- a CDS encoding aminopeptidase C; translated protein: MKNITLFVALSSFFIGTAQDDLIKSVAGNHSANAGFNFTTVINLERTEVKDQGSSGTCWSYAGASFLESEMSRMGKKPIDLAEIYTARNTYIEKAKQYVRMHGYLDYGQGGELHDVINMYAKYGAVPQYVYTGLQYGTNRNDFGELHAILKGFLEGMVKRTGVKKLTPNWLPAFTATIDAYLGAVPESFIYEGKKYTPQTFAKERVGINPDDYIEMVAYNNQPLYQNVFMAVPDNWSYDHAYNVAMTDFTKTIDNALKKGYTVAWASDVSERYFSWKNGVAFVPEKEISEMTYDEAARLFSNPPTAEMTITPEMRQRDFDNYQTTDDHAMHIVGLAKDQNGREYYMVKNSWGVSNDHKGYLYVTKAFVQFKTTAIMLHKGGVPAEILKNWKK
- a CDS encoding ATP-binding protein, coding for MKHSGLIPTEKIIERLQYENPWWINNKIPATYESMPRRLYFELFYPFVAEREIRRAVVLMGPRRVGKTVMMYHTIAQLINEGVNAQRIFFIGIDNPIYINLGLQDILDMCQKAIGNSDLKGTYVFFDEIQYLKDWERHLKVLVDSYPETKFVVSGSAAAALKWHSTESGAGRFTDFMLPPLTFQEFIHLKGKENLMQRQNITYDGKDVPYWISPYINELNNEFIQYLNFGGYPEVVFSEKIQQDMGRYIKNDIVDKVLLRDLPSLYGIKDVQELNRFFSYIAYNTGNEFSYEKMAKESGINKEMLKKYLEYLEAAFLIKVLNKVDINAKKLKRITSFKVYLTNPSLRTALFSPIKEGDEEIGNMVETGILAQWMHREKLNLTYARWKEGRKEGEVDLVLIDDKHFKPQWAVEIKWSNRYYQMPQDLSSLMSFCRANQLGSAVITTKDITGAKIIDKMNFTFISSAIYAYNVGANTLNIKLLQ
- a CDS encoding DUF5682 family protein, yielding MNNIHFFGVRHLSPSAAYHLTAFLEAHKPKCILIEGPADATPLMSQITQKGVKPPIAMLGYTTELPIETVLYPFADYSPEYQAICWGVKKKADLRFIDLPSENMLKLKQEQPTDEEAEKAQEFYLYHNTLYKRIAHESAETDYEDFWERNYEHNLTTDSFAPALALQSGEMRDMVIGKEYDQAPFDFSYNLIREAYMKREIEKACTQYKPEEIVVIVGAYHLSGIKSSLPAMTDAELKKLPKATSQLTLMPYSYLRLSSRTGYGAGNRAPYYFELMWKAMKEDTMGQLAATYLAKVAKILRTQGQNASSASVIEAVRLANTLSAIKEGTYPVLADLHDAVITCFGAGDLAVVAEAINKVDIGTAIGFLPEGVSQTPVQEDMNQELKRLKLTNYKSAVAQDLSLDLRENLKVKTKEAAFIDLNRSTFLHRLEVLGIHFATRQQIAQDKASWAEKWVLQWSPEVEIEIVEANLKGETLEIATAFVLKEQLTESTDLSKVAHIIRQACECQLTHIFSNALSTLQRLLVDTNSFSETAFAAHELSILIQYGDLRQFNLEPLKPILQQLFLRASLLLLNAASCDDKASKSIAEAINIMEFIAEQQYDLVDVETWHKELTHLAWRDDVNTKLSGVAFAILLEHNLATEDECAREVSRRLSAGVPADLGASWFEGFSGRNRYALLSRTIIWKELDNYVSQLDEEQFMRSVVFLRRAFSNFEPNQKNSIAELLADLWGTSKEVTAEFLQQELTEEETTKLDELNDFDFDF